One stretch of Aeromicrobium fastidiosum DNA includes these proteins:
- a CDS encoding response regulator transcription factor → MSRVLLVEDDLAVRRAVTMGLKRLGHDVEAVADGRDALDSIIASPPDIVVLDLMIPGINGIEVCKLIRARGTVPVVILSARDHDIDIVAGFDAGADDYCVKPASAEVIDARIRAVLRRSTGPTTLDHDAHPAEVFGDLAVDRASLRVRKGGAEVSLTPTELRLLLFLSSQLDHAFSRQQLLEHVWEQSYYGEVRMVDACVTRLRAKIETDPRHPVHLQTVRGFGYRFSA, encoded by the coding sequence GTGAGCCGCGTGCTGCTGGTCGAGGACGACCTCGCCGTCAGGCGGGCCGTGACGATGGGGCTCAAGCGCCTGGGCCACGACGTCGAGGCGGTCGCCGACGGGCGAGACGCCCTCGACTCGATCATCGCGTCGCCGCCCGACATCGTCGTGCTGGACCTCATGATCCCCGGCATCAACGGCATCGAGGTCTGCAAGCTGATCCGCGCACGCGGGACGGTGCCGGTCGTCATCTTGTCGGCACGCGACCACGACATCGACATCGTCGCCGGCTTCGACGCCGGAGCCGACGACTACTGCGTCAAGCCGGCCAGCGCCGAGGTCATCGACGCGCGCATCCGTGCCGTGCTCCGCCGCTCCACCGGGCCGACGACGCTCGACCACGACGCCCATCCTGCCGAGGTCTTCGGCGACCTCGCCGTCGACCGCGCATCCTTGCGGGTCCGCAAGGGCGGCGCGGAGGTGTCGCTGACTCCCACCGAGCTCCGTCTGCTCCTGTTCCTGTCCTCACAGCTGGACCACGCCTTCAGCCGCCAGCAGCTGCTCGAGCACGTGTGGGAGCAGAGCTACTACGGCGAGGTGCGCATGGTCGACGCCTGCGTCACCCGTCTGCGGGCCAAGATCGAGACCGATCCGCGTCACCCCGTCCACCTGCAGACCGTGCGCGGCTTCGGCTATCGCTTCTCGGCATGA
- a CDS encoding GNAT family N-acetyltransferase has product MSADQYRAYRAIAERSYADNMVKSGTMPEPEALHKAAEDFERLLPHGVDTAGHEFWTAFDDGEEVGMLWLGFTEKSDGLHAFGYDFLVTSELRRQGYGRAIMAAAEHMCRERGVVEVGLSVFGFNSGAQSLYEQMGFEVTTVQMRKRV; this is encoded by the coding sequence ATGTCAGCGGACCAGTACCGGGCCTACCGCGCCATCGCTGAACGAAGCTACGCGGACAACATGGTGAAGTCGGGGACGATGCCCGAGCCCGAGGCACTGCACAAGGCGGCAGAAGACTTCGAGAGGCTGCTCCCCCACGGCGTCGACACCGCCGGCCACGAGTTCTGGACGGCGTTCGACGACGGCGAGGAGGTTGGCATGCTCTGGCTCGGCTTCACCGAGAAATCTGACGGTCTGCACGCGTTCGGATACGACTTCCTCGTCACCTCAGAGCTGCGCCGTCAGGGCTACGGCCGAGCCATCATGGCGGCCGCTGAACACATGTGTCGCGAACGCGGAGTGGTCGAGGTCGGCCTGTCGGTCTTCGGATTCAACTCAGGCGCGCAGTCGCTGTACGAGCAGATGGGCTTCGAGGTCACCACCGTCCAGATGCGCAAGCGGGTGTGA
- a CDS encoding acyltransferase family protein: MSELVSGIGRLRQLDGLRGVAVVAVVLFHTGVLRGGFFGVDLFFVLSGFVITRALISEARHSGRVDLMAFLGRRARRLQPAFLVLVPVVLVATWLAGTADVRFFAIDDSPWAMAQLTNWYFISDHIDYAGSDGRVFAHLWSIAVEWQFYLVWPVVVMVLFRRRRQEAVALAAIVAMAAASAAAMVHWGTLDQTRAYEGTDTRAFALLLGAAVATRPVQQVAASVGRRTAEALTVLLAAAMLALWIAVPGTDAAWLYRGGLLMHSALAAGLIAILSTRADTVVGRAAGTRVPRVIGDASYSIYLWHWPIVVLMPGSLKTGSHWIEALLVMFASVAVGLLSTRFIEDPIRSRARWARGPAGAAALVAAIAAITLLWLGLPQPDLGTGTVDVSRL, from the coding sequence GTGTCGGAGCTCGTCTCCGGCATCGGCAGGCTGCGCCAGCTCGACGGCCTGCGGGGCGTCGCGGTCGTCGCGGTCGTCTTGTTCCACACCGGTGTGCTCCGCGGCGGATTCTTCGGCGTCGACCTGTTCTTCGTGCTGTCGGGCTTCGTCATCACACGTGCGTTGATCAGCGAGGCCCGGCACAGCGGTCGTGTCGACCTGATGGCCTTCCTCGGACGCCGTGCCCGCCGTCTTCAGCCGGCGTTCCTCGTGCTCGTCCCCGTCGTGCTCGTCGCGACGTGGCTGGCTGGCACCGCGGACGTCCGCTTCTTCGCGATCGACGACTCGCCCTGGGCCATGGCCCAGCTGACGAACTGGTACTTCATCAGCGACCACATCGACTATGCAGGCAGCGACGGCCGCGTCTTCGCCCACCTGTGGAGCATCGCAGTCGAGTGGCAGTTCTACCTCGTCTGGCCCGTCGTGGTCATGGTGCTCTTCCGGCGTCGTCGCCAGGAAGCGGTGGCACTGGCCGCAATCGTCGCGATGGCCGCCGCCTCAGCCGCCGCGATGGTCCACTGGGGCACCCTCGACCAGACCCGTGCGTACGAGGGCACCGACACCCGCGCCTTCGCGCTGCTGCTCGGGGCTGCGGTCGCCACGCGGCCCGTCCAGCAGGTGGCCGCCTCCGTCGGCCGTCGCACCGCCGAGGCGCTGACCGTCCTGCTGGCCGCCGCGATGCTCGCGCTGTGGATCGCCGTGCCCGGCACCGATGCGGCGTGGCTCTACCGGGGCGGCCTGCTGATGCACTCGGCGCTCGCCGCGGGCCTCATCGCGATCCTCAGCACCCGAGCCGACACCGTTGTCGGACGTGCCGCCGGCACCCGCGTCCCGCGCGTGATCGGTGACGCCTCGTACAGTATCTACCTATGGCACTGGCCGATCGTCGTCCTGATGCCGGGCTCGCTGAAGACCGGCAGCCACTGGATCGAGGCGTTGTTGGTGATGTTCGCATCGGTCGCGGTCGGGTTGTTGTCGACCCGCTTCATCGAGGACCCGATCCGCTCGCGAGCACGGTGGGCTCGCGGACCGGCCGGCGCAGCAGCCCTGGTCGCCGCGATCGCCGCGATCACCCTGCTCTGGCTGGGCCTGCCCCAGCCCGACCTCGGCACCGGCACCGTCGACGTGAGCAGGCTGTGA
- a CDS encoding sensor histidine kinase has protein sequence MRIRPPATTLRGRLLLSFALVSVLAVAAATGVTTLQARDVVLRESQQAAVSGLRASVQAVGPDLRLPLDRAGLRLLVSQLGPSAGAESSSSQATYAASFGDELVAPSRGPSVPTSIRREARTATSTLVQRVRVDGSTYLAVAVPVVTRTDDSATGVVVYSMTSLRSQDTVLDGIVKASATAAVPVVVAAMILALLVSTGLLRPVRRLHAAVEEMSNGRLGIQVPAVDRGELGDLARSFNQMSRDLHDERETLRQMEAKARRFAADVSHELRTPLSAMTAVAGLLADEADLLPDDIAEAATLVAEETHHLTRLVEELIEISRFDAGTAVLRLDEINLSELVGRSLTARDWTARVDLDVPHELRISVDPRRIDVIVANLVGNAVRHAGEAATIRLSARATGADLVIDVVDDGPGIPSDVRPYIFDRFVKGDPARGGRSEGSGLGLSIARENAELHGGSLDLDEHHDGGTRFVLGLPDVVVVHDD, from the coding sequence ATGAGGATCCGCCCACCCGCGACGACGCTGCGGGGCCGACTCCTGCTCTCGTTCGCACTCGTCTCGGTGCTCGCCGTCGCTGCCGCAACCGGCGTGACGACGCTCCAGGCGCGCGACGTCGTGCTGCGCGAGTCGCAGCAGGCAGCCGTCTCGGGGTTGAGGGCGTCGGTCCAGGCGGTCGGGCCTGACCTGAGGCTTCCGCTCGACAGAGCCGGGCTGCGACTGCTGGTCAGCCAGCTGGGGCCATCGGCCGGCGCAGAATCCTCGTCGTCGCAGGCGACCTACGCGGCGTCGTTCGGCGACGAGCTCGTCGCCCCGTCACGTGGGCCGTCGGTGCCGACATCGATCCGCCGGGAAGCCCGGACGGCCACCAGCACCCTGGTGCAGCGCGTCCGTGTGGACGGATCGACCTACCTCGCCGTCGCGGTGCCGGTCGTGACACGGACGGACGACTCGGCGACCGGCGTGGTCGTGTACTCCATGACGTCCCTGCGCTCCCAGGACACGGTGCTCGACGGGATCGTGAAGGCCTCGGCGACCGCTGCCGTCCCTGTCGTCGTCGCCGCGATGATCCTTGCGCTGCTCGTCTCGACGGGCCTGCTGCGCCCGGTTCGCAGGCTGCACGCCGCGGTCGAGGAGATGTCAAACGGCCGCCTGGGCATCCAGGTTCCTGCAGTCGACCGCGGCGAGCTGGGCGACCTCGCCCGCTCGTTCAACCAGATGTCGCGCGACCTGCACGACGAGCGAGAGACGCTGCGGCAGATGGAGGCGAAGGCCAGGCGGTTCGCCGCGGACGTGTCGCACGAGCTCCGCACCCCCCTGTCAGCCATGACGGCGGTCGCGGGGCTGCTGGCCGACGAGGCCGATCTGCTGCCCGACGACATCGCCGAGGCCGCCACGCTGGTCGCCGAGGAGACCCACCACCTCACACGCCTCGTCGAGGAGCTCATCGAGATCTCCCGCTTCGACGCCGGCACCGCAGTACTGCGACTGGACGAGATCAACCTCTCCGAGCTGGTCGGACGCTCTTTGACAGCCCGTGACTGGACGGCGCGGGTCGACCTCGACGTCCCCCACGAGCTGCGCATCTCGGTCGACCCCCGACGTATCGACGTCATCGTGGCCAACCTCGTCGGCAACGCGGTGCGCCACGCCGGCGAGGCAGCCACGATCCGGCTGAGTGCCCGGGCAACGGGGGCCGACCTCGTCATCGACGTCGTCGACGACGGTCCGGGCATCCCATCCGACGTGCGTCCATACATCTTCGACCGGTTCGTCAAGGGCGACCCGGCACGCGGCGGACGCAGCGAAGGCAGCGGGCTGGGCCTGTCGATCGCCCGCGAGAACGCCGAGCTCCACGGCGGCAGCCTCGACCTCGACGAGCACCACGATGGCGGGACGCGCTTCGTGCTGGGCCTCCCCGACGTCGTGGTCGTCCACGACGACTGA
- a CDS encoding VOC family protein, with protein MTASLRVEIFPSDLDRTIRVYMGLGFRVTGRSEGPPAYASQRLSDVRIGACEAGAVEPGLRAIPAGTELVVEVDDIRSFRDDAVEARIVLDEDLTRRPWGLIDFRVSDPDGYYLRFTARR; from the coding sequence ATGACCGCCTCACTGCGTGTCGAGATCTTTCCGTCTGATCTCGACAGGACGATTCGCGTCTACATGGGTCTGGGGTTCAGGGTCACCGGCCGCAGCGAAGGTCCGCCTGCGTACGCCTCGCAGAGACTGAGTGACGTGCGGATCGGTGCGTGCGAGGCCGGAGCGGTCGAGCCGGGGCTCCGAGCGATACCCGCCGGGACCGAGCTCGTCGTCGAAGTCGACGACATTCGCTCATTCCGTGACGATGCCGTGGAGGCACGAATCGTCTTGGATGAGGACCTCACGAGGCGCCCGTGGGGGCTGATCGATTTCCGGGTCTCTGATCCCGACGGATACTACCTGCGGTTCACGGCGCGACGATGA
- a CDS encoding GerMN domain-containing protein, giving the protein MTSMRGLVVVASALLAASCGVGLGASDPGPGGSPATVATSPASSARGTSIYLTTSRGLWTVWRQRVPASDVQTSLDLLLEGPTGAERSRGITTAIPPDFGSLTATARTGRVDVALPSTFSRIDSQAILQIACTVAASPGVPGNVAPDQVVVDMHEPGDTQGAQMRCNDTGDVTMVDRPSDTSGGSQ; this is encoded by the coding sequence GTGACGTCGATGCGCGGCCTCGTGGTGGTTGCCTCCGCGCTGCTCGCGGCATCGTGCGGCGTCGGCCTCGGCGCCAGCGACCCGGGACCGGGCGGATCGCCGGCCACCGTGGCCACGTCCCCCGCATCCTCTGCCAGAGGGACGAGCATCTACCTGACCACATCCCGGGGGCTGTGGACGGTGTGGAGGCAGCGCGTGCCCGCATCCGACGTGCAGACGTCGCTGGATCTCCTGCTCGAGGGACCGACCGGTGCCGAGCGCTCGCGGGGCATCACGACCGCCATTCCCCCAGACTTCGGCAGCCTGACCGCGACGGCACGAACCGGCCGCGTCGATGTCGCCCTGCCGTCGACGTTCTCCCGCATCGACTCCCAGGCCATCCTCCAGATCGCGTGCACGGTGGCGGCCTCCCCCGGCGTCCCCGGCAATGTCGCCCCCGACCAGGTCGTGGTCGACATGCACGAACCCGGCGACACGCAGGGCGCGCAGATGCGCTGCAACGACACCGGTGACGTCACGATGGTCGACCGCCCGTCCGACACCTCTGGAGGTTCGCAGTGA
- a CDS encoding carboxypeptidase regulatory-like domain-containing protein produces MNVARTVRTPSLLLGVAALVLAGLTSPAQAAAKTGAVKGVVKLDGKPLKGVTIELHRTGDDGFDYKTLDVDTTNSKGAYSFRFSTADPEYTGHTILIKDPSGRIVNTSRRFKDRPGRTVTRNASVKPGASIVGSVTRGDGILTSRLRVDVFGPSDPIDHDRDEPMSYDPSAKAARDGSFRLGGLPAGDYYLQFVDDGKTYFPQCYDSLPAATTECDGTFTDDEEPVGTKITVGAGQTVTVKPQTMSTKGRRISGTVTDTSGRPIRGASVSAAGVSQPGQLTADSAKSGAFTIGPVVDGSYRLAVAPHRPWAPQSVSSAIDVKGVDVSGVAIRLKSRASIKATLTPGKGSVTVVAGITRSATGSKPGGKVTIRWGSVAKTVNVVKGRATVKLSGLPKGTRTITVSYAGTSSTAATSKTFRAAVK; encoded by the coding sequence ATGAACGTCGCACGTACTGTCCGCACACCGTCGCTGCTCCTGGGGGTGGCCGCCCTCGTCCTCGCAGGGCTGACCTCGCCGGCCCAGGCGGCCGCGAAGACAGGCGCTGTCAAGGGCGTCGTGAAGCTCGACGGCAAGCCGCTGAAGGGTGTGACCATCGAGCTCCACCGCACCGGCGACGATGGGTTCGACTACAAGACGCTCGACGTCGACACCACCAACAGCAAGGGTGCCTACTCGTTCAGGTTCTCGACCGCCGATCCTGAGTACACGGGCCACACCATCCTCATCAAGGATCCTTCCGGGCGGATCGTCAACACGTCGCGCCGATTCAAGGACCGCCCCGGCCGGACGGTCACCCGCAACGCCAGCGTCAAGCCCGGTGCCTCGATCGTCGGTTCGGTGACGCGTGGCGATGGCATCCTCACGAGTCGGCTCCGGGTCGACGTGTTCGGTCCGAGCGACCCGATCGACCACGACCGTGACGAGCCGATGTCCTACGACCCGAGCGCGAAGGCTGCCAGGGACGGCTCGTTCAGGCTCGGGGGACTGCCGGCCGGCGACTACTACCTGCAGTTCGTCGACGACGGCAAGACGTACTTCCCCCAGTGCTACGACAGCCTGCCTGCCGCGACAACCGAGTGCGACGGCACCTTCACGGACGACGAAGAGCCCGTCGGCACCAAGATCACCGTCGGTGCGGGGCAGACGGTCACCGTGAAGCCGCAGACGATGTCCACGAAGGGTCGTCGGATCTCCGGCACGGTCACCGACACCTCGGGACGCCCGATCAGGGGTGCCAGCGTCAGTGCAGCTGGAGTCAGCCAGCCCGGCCAGCTGACCGCCGACTCGGCCAAGTCCGGTGCGTTCACGATCGGCCCTGTCGTCGACGGGAGCTACCGCCTCGCGGTGGCTCCGCACCGCCCATGGGCACCGCAGTCAGTGAGCTCGGCGATCGACGTGAAGGGCGTGGACGTCAGCGGCGTCGCCATCAGGCTCAAGTCCAGGGCGAGCATCAAGGCGACGCTCACTCCCGGCAAGGGCTCGGTCACGGTCGTCGCCGGCATCACCCGTTCGGCGACCGGCAGTAAGCCCGGTGGCAAGGTCACCATCCGATGGGGCTCAGTCGCGAAGACGGTCAACGTCGTCAAGGGCAGGGCCACGGTCAAGCTGTCGGGCCTGCCGAAGGGCACACGCACGATCACCGTGTCCTACGCCGGCACGAGCTCCACCGCGGCGACCAGCAAGACGTTCCGCGCCGCGGTGAAGTAG
- a CDS encoding acyltransferase family protein, with translation MAQPAETSTIQRSNTPRGRLLGIDVLRALAIMGMVWSHFTIGSWAPVPANAPAPDMSAAGAFDTTAWQWITIVLGLRPRDIFFVLAGLTVALGTGGFRRYRGRELFGSWRKLGIRAVFLFVVGLSLGQAGFGGVEILTYYTLWIIILMPFTVLGARPLLWCAGVFSVVTPVVKILLNNAGMFDPSMHDMRLMDDVSGFALLVHPEAWGPFFKALVFGSGGVTQDTIAILPFLFLGLALGRLDLRDHATRVRMAVWGAAVGVGALVVGLVSPALIGSDKAFAASEKSASPDVPWQSLLSHAAPGPTTPYFSIVDCVMVAGLITALLGAFLMLMERTGAKRFLWPVAAFGSMSLTWYCVHFLVTGNGTPLGFIPTGNARNYLLFIAGALIVSVVWRRFFTRGPLEWLQHVAVTRLSGRVAAP, from the coding sequence ATGGCTCAACCAGCCGAGACATCAACGATCCAGAGATCGAACACTCCCCGCGGCCGCCTGCTCGGCATCGACGTGCTGCGGGCCCTGGCCATCATGGGCATGGTGTGGTCCCACTTCACCATCGGGTCGTGGGCACCCGTGCCGGCCAACGCCCCTGCGCCCGACATGTCGGCGGCCGGCGCGTTCGACACGACCGCGTGGCAATGGATCACCATCGTGCTCGGACTCCGGCCGCGAGACATCTTCTTCGTCCTCGCCGGACTCACCGTCGCCCTGGGAACCGGCGGCTTCCGTCGTTACCGCGGACGTGAGCTCTTCGGGAGCTGGCGCAAGCTCGGCATCAGGGCCGTCTTCCTGTTCGTCGTGGGTCTGTCGCTCGGGCAAGCAGGGTTCGGCGGCGTCGAGATCCTGACCTACTACACCCTGTGGATCATCATCCTCATGCCGTTCACAGTCCTCGGCGCTCGACCGCTGCTGTGGTGCGCGGGCGTCTTCAGCGTCGTCACCCCCGTCGTCAAGATCCTGCTGAACAACGCCGGCATGTTCGACCCCTCGATGCACGACATGCGGCTCATGGACGACGTGTCCGGGTTCGCTCTCCTGGTCCACCCGGAGGCGTGGGGACCCTTCTTCAAGGCTCTTGTCTTCGGCAGCGGCGGCGTCACGCAGGACACCATCGCGATCCTGCCGTTCCTCTTCCTGGGACTGGCTCTCGGCCGGCTCGACCTGAGGGACCACGCCACACGCGTGCGCATGGCGGTGTGGGGCGCAGCCGTCGGCGTCGGTGCTCTCGTGGTCGGCCTGGTGTCGCCCGCGCTCATCGGCTCAGACAAGGCCTTCGCCGCGAGCGAGAAGTCGGCCAGCCCCGACGTGCCCTGGCAGTCGCTCCTGTCGCACGCGGCTCCCGGACCGACCACCCCCTACTTCAGCATCGTGGACTGCGTCATGGTCGCCGGACTGATCACCGCGCTGCTCGGCGCCTTCCTGATGCTCATGGAGCGGACAGGCGCGAAGCGGTTCCTGTGGCCTGTCGCCGCCTTCGGCAGCATGTCGCTGACCTGGTACTGCGTGCACTTCCTCGTCACCGGCAACGGCACTCCCCTGGGGTTCATCCCCACCGGCAACGCGCGGAACTACCTCCTGTTCATCGCCGGCGCGCTCATCGTCTCCGTCGTGTGGAGACGATTCTTCACGAGAGGTCCGCTCGAATGGCTGCAGCACGTCGCCGTCACCCGCCTGTCTGGCCGGGTGGCGGCTCCGTGA
- a CDS encoding transporter substrate-binding domain-containing protein, producing the protein MTSRSPVQHSPVSGFISRLPARHAETIDGYRSFAAAGLTLAVLRDQVQAENAVRNGLPRDQLIYFDEYDDALSAVLDGRAGGYASVALAHREHLATDPSLADLAVVTVPDQEVPPATGAFACASPATRDALNIALNDLLGEATPDEPSPDSASWPSA; encoded by the coding sequence GTGACGTCTCGCTCGCCCGTGCAGCATTCGCCCGTCTCGGGGTTCATTTCGAGGCTGCCTGCTCGTCATGCGGAGACGATTGACGGCTACCGATCGTTCGCGGCCGCTGGCCTCACACTTGCTGTGCTGCGAGACCAGGTGCAGGCAGAGAATGCCGTGCGGAACGGCCTGCCCCGCGATCAACTGATCTACTTCGACGAGTACGACGATGCTCTTTCAGCCGTGCTCGACGGGCGCGCTGGAGGCTATGCGAGCGTCGCGCTCGCGCACCGGGAACACCTCGCCACCGATCCGTCCCTCGCCGACCTCGCGGTGGTCACCGTGCCCGACCAGGAGGTTCCGCCCGCCACAGGTGCTTTCGCGTGCGCCTCGCCCGCCACCCGTGACGCCCTCAACATCGCTCTGAACGACCTGCTCGGCGAAGCAACGCCCGACGAACCTTCACCCGACTCTGCCTCCTGGCCGAGTGCATAG
- a CDS encoding low affinity iron permease family protein, translating into MKTHEVQTRGDDRSPFDRFVEAAYQRVSRAPFFGLCAGIVIIWFVSVPLWPDLKAWQVAIHTVASVISLLLLVLLENASRRAEEASQEKLNVIAEALSDLMVSGGRNDPDLAEAARKLREAVGLEERH; encoded by the coding sequence ATGAAGACGCACGAGGTGCAGACCCGCGGCGACGACCGCTCGCCGTTCGACCGGTTCGTCGAGGCCGCCTACCAGCGGGTCAGCCGTGCGCCGTTCTTCGGGCTGTGCGCCGGCATCGTCATCATCTGGTTCGTCAGTGTGCCGCTGTGGCCCGACCTGAAGGCGTGGCAGGTCGCGATCCACACGGTTGCCTCGGTCATCTCCCTGCTCCTGCTCGTGCTGCTCGAGAACGCCAGCAGGCGAGCCGAGGAGGCCTCGCAGGAGAAGCTCAACGTCATCGCCGAGGCCCTGTCGGACCTGATGGTCTCAGGCGGTCGGAACGATCCCGACCTGGCCGAGGCCGCGCGCAAGCTGCGCGAGGCCGTCGGCCTGGAGGAGCGTCACTGA
- a CDS encoding DUF3072 domain-containing protein, whose amino-acid sequence MTESNMHSTNDNDVLGAGEPSSTEKDPDDWVTGDEPMTGAQRSYLDTLAREAGETLDADLTKAQASEHIERLQGVTGRGADS is encoded by the coding sequence ATGACTGAATCGAACATGCATTCGACCAATGACAATGACGTGCTGGGAGCCGGAGAGCCGAGCTCGACCGAGAAGGATCCCGATGACTGGGTCACCGGCGACGAGCCGATGACCGGTGCTCAGCGCAGCTACCTCGACACGCTGGCTCGCGAGGCCGGCGAGACGCTCGACGCCGATCTCACCAAGGCGCAGGCGTCCGAGCACATCGAGCGACTGCAGGGCGTGACGGGCCGCGGCGCAGACAGCTGA
- a CDS encoding nitroreductase family protein yields the protein MSDGDVRDRPEMHPALASRFSPMSFDPDVSVTPEQIDALLEAARMAPSAGNSQPWMFVVGRRGDAIHERVVRHLATSSSMWAGAASLLVVNLAHVYVEGTDRWAYSEFSRYDLGQAVAHMTIQGLHMGLDAHQFRAFDRDAVATEFFVPPHWEVTSMTAFGVAAHVSDDTSCPGTSRERATRAEITWLRA from the coding sequence ATGTCTGACGGCGACGTGCGAGATCGGCCTGAAATGCACCCGGCACTGGCGAGCCGGTTCAGTCCTATGTCATTCGACCCTGACGTCTCGGTCACGCCCGAACAGATCGACGCGCTGCTGGAGGCCGCGCGCATGGCCCCTTCGGCGGGGAACTCCCAGCCGTGGATGTTCGTCGTCGGACGGCGCGGCGACGCCATCCACGAGCGTGTCGTGCGCCATCTCGCCACGAGTTCGTCGATGTGGGCTGGCGCTGCCTCGCTGCTCGTGGTCAATCTCGCTCACGTCTATGTCGAGGGCACGGACAGGTGGGCATACTCCGAGTTCTCGCGCTACGACCTTGGTCAGGCGGTCGCGCACATGACGATCCAGGGTCTGCACATGGGTCTGGATGCCCACCAGTTCCGAGCCTTCGACCGCGATGCCGTGGCCACCGAGTTCTTCGTGCCGCCGCACTGGGAAGTGACTTCGATGACCGCCTTCGGTGTCGCTGCGCACGTCTCGGATGACACTTCCTGCCCGGGGACGAGCAGGGAGCGAGCCACTCGCGCCGAGATCACCTGGCTGCGGGCATGA
- a CDS encoding SGNH hydrolase domain-containing protein yields the protein MTTTYTHLTTPRSSSAARRRRRIGAMVGMATISAAVLGGCSAQDKTDSSPAAADVKTQPSATTTSARILFAGDSIAKAEAPALEAAFTSAGASFRSIATPGGGNVVAAGDDDDSKKIAEESLADVAKAAKDMKATTIVYQITVYDWGTEEQQKQSYAKLATAAESAGAKLVMVSAPPVVDGGFFGKHAKQMATAPVVAKDIAESSKGTVTFVDSSQLWGTDPKAVQALRSADGTHNCQQGAAAFAAWFTQQAKKATGVAPAAPATWATGDWTDAKEFATNKCSTPGR from the coding sequence ATGACAACCACCTACACCCACCTGACCACCCCGCGCTCCTCCTCCGCGGCACGCCGCAGGCGACGCATCGGAGCCATGGTGGGCATGGCGACCATCTCCGCTGCCGTCCTCGGCGGCTGCAGCGCACAGGACAAGACCGACTCATCCCCCGCAGCGGCCGACGTCAAGACCCAGCCGAGCGCGACGACGACCAGCGCCCGCATCCTCTTCGCCGGCGACTCGATCGCCAAGGCGGAGGCACCCGCTCTCGAAGCCGCGTTCACGAGCGCCGGTGCCTCGTTCCGCAGCATCGCCACGCCCGGCGGTGGCAACGTCGTCGCCGCCGGCGATGACGACGACTCCAAGAAAATCGCAGAGGAGAGCCTGGCCGACGTCGCCAAGGCGGCCAAGGACATGAAGGCGACCACGATCGTCTACCAGATCACGGTCTACGACTGGGGCACCGAGGAGCAGCAGAAGCAGAGCTACGCCAAGCTCGCCACGGCGGCCGAGTCCGCCGGCGCGAAGCTCGTCATGGTCTCGGCTCCGCCGGTCGTCGACGGCGGCTTCTTCGGCAAGCACGCCAAGCAGATGGCGACCGCTCCGGTCGTGGCCAAGGACATCGCCGAGTCGAGCAAGGGCACGGTCACGTTCGTCGACTCGTCACAGCTCTGGGGCACCGACCCGAAGGCCGTTCAGGCGCTTCGCAGCGCCGATGGCACCCACAACTGCCAGCAGGGGGCCGCAGCGTTCGCGGCCTGGTTCACGCAGCAGGCCAAGAAAGCCACCGGCGTGGCACCCGCCGCTCCGGCGACCTGGGCGACCGGCGACTGGACCGACGCCAAGGAATTCGCCACGAACAAGTGCTCGACACCGGGTCGATGA